The window CGTCCACGATCGCTTGCTGCACGCTGGCAGCCACGTCCGGCACGTCGAGCGTCCCGTCGGCCTTCTCCACATATCGTAACACCGACGTCTTTAGCCCGCTGAAGCTGAAGTCGTAGCCGTCACCTGGCAGCGAGCGCGGAAAGCTTACGGCGGCCGGATTGCCACTGACGGCTTCGCGGTTGAGATGTGCTCCGCCTGGATAGGGCAAGCCTAACAGCCGAGCCGCTTTGTCGAACGCTTCTCCCGCGGCATCGTCGAGTGTTTGACCTAACACACGGTACCTGCCTAGTCCATCCACTCGCACGAGCTCCGTATGCCCTCCGGACACCACCAGTGCGAGGTAGGGGAATGTTAGAAACGGGTCGGCGAGCAGAGCCGAGAAGATGTGACCTTCTAGGTGATGCACCCCCACGAGCGGTTTGTCCAACGCCACGCTGAGCGCCTTCGCAGCTGTCACACCTACCACCAACGCACCCACCAGGCCCGGGCGGTTGGTCACGGCCAGGCCATCAATTTCCTGATACTCCATGCCCGCCCGCTTCAAGGCCTCTTCCACCACTAGGGTGACTCGCTCCACGTGGGCACGTGCTGCAGCCTCGGGTACCACCCCTCCCCACTGTGCGTGGAGGTCAATCTGGCTGGACACGATGTTCGACAACACCGTGGCGTTCTCTCCCACCACGGCAGCGGATGTCTCGTCGCAACTGGTCTCAATCGCCAAGACCCGCACTTCGTGCACACTCCTTTCGCAGCCTGTTCAGCGTCTCCACGTACTCGGGCGACTGCAAGTCGTTCAGCCACATCACGCAAGCGTCCTCTTTGTCGGGGTAGTAGGCTTTGCGGATTGCCACCGTCACGAAACCGTACTTCTCGTAGAGTCTGCGTGCGACCACGTTGCTCGATCGCACCTCGAGCGTGGCGCGCGCCATGCCTTTCTCGACGGCATGACGAAGCAGCTCGCACACTAACAGCTCACCATATCGCTTGCGCCGCTGCTCGGGCGCGACGGCCACGGTGGTGATGTGCGCTTCGTCCACGATCAGCCATTCCCCCGCGTAGCCGATCACCATCCCGGCCTGCTTCAGCACCACGTAGTGCGACATGTGGTTGGTCAACTCGGCGGCGAACGAAGCCCTGGACCAGGGGCAGGCGTAGGCCCGCACCTCGATCTCCATGATGGCGTCGAGGTGCTCCTCTCGCATGGGCTCGATACGCAGACGCTGAAGGACGGCGCTCATAGAACCTCAGTTTACTCTGCGACTCGAACGGGCCAGAGGCGACGGACCGGTGGGGAGGGTTTTGGGCCTGCTGGTGGCGACCCGGGACGGTGCCATAGGGGGGTGGCGCGCTGGAAACGGCGATTCAGGGCCAGGCGAAAGCT of the Fimbriimonadia bacterium genome contains:
- the rimI gene encoding ribosomal protein S18-alanine N-acetyltransferase, translating into MSAVLQRLRIEPMREEHLDAIMEIEVRAYACPWSRASFAAELTNHMSHYVVLKQAGMVIGYAGEWLIVDEAHITTVAVAPEQRRKRYGELLVCELLRHAVEKGMARATLEVRSSNVVARRLYEKYGFVTVAIRKAYYPDKEDACVMWLNDLQSPEYVETLNRLRKECARSAGLGD
- the tsaD gene encoding tRNA (adenosine(37)-N6)-threonylcarbamoyltransferase complex transferase subunit TsaD, whose product is MRVLAIETSCDETSAAVVGENATVLSNIVSSQIDLHAQWGGVVPEAAARAHVERVTLVVEEALKRAGMEYQEIDGLAVTNRPGLVGALVVGVTAAKALSVALDKPLVGVHHLEGHIFSALLADPFLTFPYLALVVSGGHTELVRVDGLGRYRVLGQTLDDAAGEAFDKAARLLGLPYPGGAHLNREAVSGNPAAVSFPRSLPGDGYDFSFSGLKTSVLRYVEKADGTLDVPDVAASVQQAIVDVLVTRTVSAAENEGLDTVALVGGVAANTALRTQLEQRLTEIGCDFVVPDFAYCTDNAAMIGVAGNLRLKAGYYDDLSLDVFASAPLPEN